Genomic window (Arachis hypogaea cultivar Tifrunner chromosome 13, arahy.Tifrunner.gnm2.J5K5, whole genome shotgun sequence):
TTAATGTACAtatatttatactaaaaaaataattaaaattatgtcTGAAAATTATCTACTAAACCACTTTATACTATTTTGATATGGATAATAATATTAcataaaaagatgaaaataaataaatgatataatcttaactaattaaaaaaagcTATTCAATACTTTATATATTATctcaattaaattttaataaaatctaaaaaatactgATAACTTCATTCATATTTGACAAGTTAAATAAACTTGTCtttgagttattattattattattattattattattattattattattattattattattattattattattattattattattattattattaacttcaCCTATGTTATATCTGTGGTAcataatgtaagacccagaaattcaaaaaatcttattaagatttaattttgatttatttcttCATTAAATACTTTaatctcaaaaattattttacaaaagataaattaaagcaaattttgataaattgagtttagaataatttaagattttatccgattttataattatcgaattattttctatatttaaattataaaatttagcaaacataaaataataaaaattttatatgatttagtttaaataattgagatttcagaatttaatacttttatttttataagcaaagaaaattaattatattatcttatattttaaaatagaatacttaattaaaaaccaattagcaaattgataattaaatagtatttttagaataattttaaaggattaatttagaattcaatttaatACAATAtcctctaattttattaaaatttaacaaactcCAATTTGCCCAAAAATCCCTAATTTGGTAACGTAGGGTCGAGTTCTGGTTGTTGCATGTCGCTTTTATATTGCTGTGGTTGCTATGAAAGTGGTTAGGGGCTAAGGTTGCGGTTGTTGCTGATCGCGGGCCGAGAGGAAAGGTTTTCTTTGATGCgtttggtttatgggtttcgactTTTCGAGGTagggatttttcttaaaatttattttatattacagagttgttataaatagatattagtGTAAAAAATATACTTATGTGATTATGTTTGTCTTGTGgatgtggttgtttgctggactgaatTACTAATTGCTTGATTACTTAAGTGGTGTGCGGTTGTTGATAAAAAAAttggtttgaaaagttatttagttagttattATGAAAAGTGATTTTTCTTGGTTTTCGAGTTAATTTGATAACGTAAATGACGCggctttggaaatgatttgagatatgaaaatgaattgattttagaagcggtttgattttgaattagtttgattttataaatgatttaatatttgagctggtttgatttgaaaataatttgatattagaaCTGGTCGAATTTTGGAAAATGATTGAGATTTGAAAATGGTTGAGTAAGGTTTGAGGAATGTTTGGAtaggacccgaaaagggtgacaAAGTCTgggttttagaggagatgctgccaaaattttataaaaattggaagttttgtttgaagtaattatttaaaaagattatatgttttaagtttgattcatttagaaaagaatgaattatgttttgaattgaaattattgatgaacggaatgggaggtgtgataatgaaggataatgaTTGAGTATGATTGAGGTATGATGATGAATAAGAtgagattgagaatgatgtggatattaatgaattattattgaattattcatatggcttttgaatttgaattatctgagacacgagaTTTCCTGGGTAGACGTAGTtgcttgccaccacttgctccattgagactcaatactctgttgaccctctgtcgcaagatgtgaccagGCATTTTAACTCTCCGGAtaccccatgggcatgcatatatatatatatatatatatatatatataaatttgagtttggggtttgactccatggaataatggaatattatatttgagcttggagtttgactccatggatatTATTTTTGAGCTTAGGGATACAcgtacagagggactgtccaatggttagctaccaggacatgtcgggttggctgtataaccgatagatgagctcattagccataggacagacatgcatcatatgcatttgcatGCTTTGTTTGATTGTGAATTtgctttggtttgcctaatttcTTAGCTGCTATTAACTGCTATATGAACTATTTACTGTAACTGCGATCTATACATGTATTTTTCTTGTCTGTTTTGCCTGTGTTTGCTCTGATGTGGTATTTTTGTTGATTGGGTATTGGTGCTGAATTGATGATAGTGTTGATTGGTttcgtggttggtttctgattaagatttagtaaagtatgaagtattaagctggttcagcatagacttaatgaacctatgtttagaataggttggtcattcatactactaGAAAACCTTTAAGATTCTTTTATAAGAAATGTGAGTTTGGATTCCTAGATAATTAACTGATTTCTTTTAAAGAGATTTTGGATTTTTGGATTGTTAAACCGTCAGTTttcaaaagattcataagacaacgATAACCACTGAGtttaaaaaacaattttttttatttaatatcttcttatgacaattctaaaaactctgtggtgagaccgtgtgattaggttctcaccccctatagctttatcttttcaggaaatagaagaagaagcttatgaagagTTTTGTTGCGTTTTGCTTATACGATGTTTTAGTTTAGATATTATTCTTCCCTCGCCATTAACATTATGTtgttgtaagagggataggaaataTGTTTTGTAATGAAACGCATGCATCTATATTTGTAAGTATTTGTATAAGAAGTCTGGTATGTATATATACATGAGAAATGTGATTGAGTTATGGTTATATATGCATTTTGTTTTAAGAAAAAGTATTTTTGGTTTTTCAAAGGAGTCAGCGATATGGTTTCGAGTAAAaggctcatattttattattaagtatatgaagtcatTGTAATATTTCTTGCTATcaaagtggcgcagccggaagcgtgacattctgatagtgatgGTGTTACACATAACTGGTCCCAAATTTGGATAaaagaggagggttgtgttaggcctTCGACAACTAACATAAAAACTTAGTCGAATCTTCATGACATGGATCAAAGATGTTATTGCGTTAAAACTAGGTCGTTGCCTGAAAGCAACGCGCTGTATGGGATACCAAACCTTATTTTTGtacccatcttctagttggctctcaTGATTCCATTTGGGTGACAAGACTTCGGAATACCAAACCATCCTCCTAGATCCATTCAATTGGGCATTGCACCAACTTTGGAACCCAAACCTTGTGttttctgtaacaccctaacttttagcacctcgtgatcgtactaaaagctcaggcgttacttacctctaaacctttaattattctatactatttttatttaatattgagtcttCGCAAATACAAACCGAAACTTTCACCAAGAAAACGAAGAGTCGGTACTTTAAAtcatttaatcacaaaattatatatacatgtagcattatatacatagacttactcaaagatcctcaaatacaattcctacccctctaaaaactaaaacaataaatgacgagaaaaaaaatctaacaactcaacttgtaaaCAGAATCTTCTATGCTCTTGTAGTTCCGCACTAagccttcgcacctgtagctgaaaggggtggagatagggggtaagaactgcggagttcttagtagggtcggggttaggagttaagtttattttatatatatttggtcAGCAATAATAATCAACAAGGTACCATCTAATCCGACAATTAAAGAACACAGAATTTAAACAATCATTTAACACACccacaatcacagaaaatacaCTGACAAATaaatatgcacaaacaagtatgatacatgtctatccctagtgcaggtaatgagctcatctgtcggctTCGACCCGCTCCCAACataactcagcaacctttgtctcagTTTGGTTTCTAgtgtcataacctctgtaagcaacctctgtcttacaggtgcgactctcttgagccgatgtatgcaaacataacctctataagcaacctcggtcttacaggtgaggctcCCTCTGGCAAATATATGTATTGATAACCTCTATAATCAACATCTGTCTTACAAGTGCGACTATCCCCTGGATTAGCCGATATATCTCTGGAAAGCAAATtcggtggactcaccaccatatctctgctcgTTTCCAGCAGGTAAACAAACATCTCAgctcgttctttctttcttttcttttctgttctctgctCTCCTCTGACGGAAGCTCTTTagatacttttaattttttgctctctgctctcctgtggcagaggttctttagtatttttctttctttttcttttctttcttcttcttttcttttctatcattccataatataatttattttcgcattattccctcgcctttccctaagtgtcttatagaaaagaattataaagtactttaattaagtatgcgttttctaaagtttttaagATTACTCTACTTACTTGCTTTATCATTAATAATACACATTATGATATTTTTATAAGAtaatatctttgataaatactaattataataataataatttattttaatataaatgaataattttaaaaaaatatttaaaataatatttataatcttcttttaaaacttagtttataaaaccttattttaaatttttatttaattactttctaaatcatgaactttttaatattctgtttttaacttcaatattttataaaattatatttgaacccttacttatttttatatttataaaaacaaCCCTAATCTTTTACAAAATACCCATATTTATCTCttcaaaaatacaatttaattactaatctttctcttatattaaAACCGAAATTCTTAGCCCTttcctttcaaaatattactATATTTTAATCCGTTCTCAAGTTTTTCGGTTACCGATTCttcgtaacttttaatttaatctctcgACCATCAAATCTCACCAAATTTATACTTTATTCTCAACGATATTCCAGCCCAAAATTCATCAAAACACCCCAACTGGCCGTTCATGCATAGCCGAACCAACAaaatcacaagcaacaacaataagtcaacataaactcattcaaactcaaacaataatcaaccaaatcaacattcacttatcaaattcgtatttgattattataaaattactaaaccCTACCTCTGTGCAGAAATCACAACAACAAAAATTTCGGAGAAGCtttcactactagaaaactagttattacagatggatatttccgacggattttatcccactgaaatacagagagaatttcagagggattttttgtcggaaaacaaaaaaaatggattagcataaattacagacggaaaagaaaATCCGTCAATAATTCcgtcggaaaaattaatttttttcagtaaaaaatgattacagacgaaaaattcgtctgtaattaaatagacaaaacgctgcattttattaaattattacagacggaaaatccgtctgtaatttaaattttccGTCGGAAATAttaaaaaccctaattttatcCCACCCTCTGGATCCATTCACAGTCACACTCCACACAAATCAAATGAGTCTCTCCGTCACCAGTTTCTTCTTCTCTCCGTCGCACCAGCTTCTCCTGCCGCTGTCGCCGCCGCTCGCGTCACAGGATCTCTCTGTCATCCCTTGCGTCACACGGGCTCCCTCTGCCGCCGCTCTCGTCGCATCTGGAGCGAGTCGTGAAACTCATCTCAACTCGGTGGAAACTCGGTGGTTATTGTTGAATGGCGAAGCTTGAAGCGAAGCTCAGAATGATAGTTGACTCCGTTGGTAACTTTTTCTCCGGCAAAGACCAGCTTCTCCACTAACCGAATCAAATCGAATCAAACACTTTATATATAGGGTTGCATAGATCTTCAATCTTTTTATCTATTCGCACTCCACTAACCAGGTTAGCCCTAACTCCATCCCTTGTTTCTCTCGCTAATTTTTCATTCCAAATGCGTTATTGTGCAGTGTCTTGCTCTGGtctcaaaatttgatttgaaatagtGCCGATTAGTGGTTAATTGCTATCAATTTTGTATAGTTGAACATATCTCGAGAAAAACTGTCTAATTTGCTAAATATGAGAAGTTAAAAAGGGCCAAATATAATTGGAATGCTTAGAAAAAGtagttcttatttttttaagacTCTTAGGGTTTTCTGAATTCAGCATCGTGAAATCATGATCGTTTGATTCTGCCATTACTTGTTCTTTTTTgttctaattaattatttatggttGTGGTATTATTCATTTTCAATTGATTGAACCTCACTTTGGATGCTTTTGGTTTTGCTTTAACACTTGGAATATCATAAAACTGAAAAGTGATAAGAACATAGTGATAAGCACAGCCTTTGTGTTGCTGTGATAAAATGTCTGTTTGCTGTTCATAATTTTGTTCATATTTGTTCATAAACAATGATAATATTAAATGCTGTgtagtttattaattttgttcaTAAAATTTTTGTTTGCTGATTCAGAGTTTGCTGAGAGTTATGGTGAAAGTGCTACAGGAGCCGTAGTTCACAAGACTCTGCGGTTAGTCCTTCAACATCAGGACAATATAGTACAACTCTTTCAAGATTGAAGCAAAAACTGAGTGGTTTTTGGTTGCATGTGGTTCAGCGATGGCCTGTGGTATATTTATCCTCAATAAGAGAGCTAGCTTCTAAACCTTCtaataattcaatttttaattcttgtatttattaggatctttattttttattcagcGATGGCCTGTGGTATATTTAATGCTAAGTATTTGGGTTGAGATTGGTTATGCCACTACTGTAAATTGGTCCAGATAATATCTTAATTTGCACTTAGACTGTTTAAATCGTTTTAGTGATTTTGAGTTTTTCCTAGTATGATAACATTAGCTTTTTCTTGTATGCTTCAGATAAATGAGATGGCCTCTTTGCAAAATGTTGAGTTGGAGGCAGCTAAGTTTCTGCACAAACTCATCCAAGATTCTAAATATGAGCCAGCTAAGTTGGCTACTAAACTCTGCGTGGTGTGTGGCATTTTCTTATGAATGGACTTTTTTAATTAGTCCTCGTCACTCCTTAGTTCTTGGTACGGGTTTAGTGTGCTTGTAACTAACTTGGTATCTGTTTCAGATACTACAACACATGAAATCAAGTGGGAAGGAACATTCAATGCCATATCAAGTGATATCAAGGTAGAGTACTTGCAATGTATAGTGCTCAAATAAATGCATACATAGATATCCACAGTCAGTTATTAAGCCCCTTTTTGCTTGAGGTTGATTTTGACAATCATGATGTTTTTGTGCCTTGTGGGAGTAAGAGTAAGCTGTGGCATAAGAATATATGGTTTCACATGTACTCCTCCACTTATGGTAATTAAGATATTAACTAGCACTAGCATGCCTGTGATGGTAATAAAGTAACAGGAAGatcatatttatttaattatttgtgGAAGTGGATGGAACTTGGAAAGATGATAAACATTTGTTGCGTTTTGGTGCCACTTTCTGAGCAGCATGGCGGGGCCTGTTTATGTGCTCCATCTTATTTGTCTTGTTCCTTTATCATCTCAGATTCCCTTGTTTTATTTGTCTTGTTCCTAATGACGTGATGGATGAAACTCCAACTTATCTGTAAATGCTCCTCTTCCCAGGTTCAAGTAATAGATTTGTAAATTGTGCTAGGTTCATCGTGTATATTATGAACCTCTGTTTTTGGGTTTGAGATCTGCAAACAATTTGAATTATTTATGCATAAAATAGCAATGCCAACTCCAGAAGTTAGTGGAAAACATTGAAGAAAGATTAACGAGTGTATGCCTATATATACTATGGGAATCCAAGAATCTAATAGAATAcacttttttcatttttatttattttcatttcttttatttcaCTTCTGTGATGATAACAGTTGAGCTTTCTATGTTTCTGGGATACATCTTTCCTAGTGTTTTTAATCTAATATACAGTTGATCAATACATGTATATTGCCTATTCAATTCCAACTATCACGCCAGATTTTTGGAATTGATGTTTCAACTGAGGAATCTCTATTATTACTGTTTATTTACTGGACATGGTGCCATTTTGTCGTTTTGAAACTTGGaggaggaaaaataaaataataaataaaaattatagtgGCTTTAATAATTGCAATAAAGATGAACAATTAAAATGTGTCCTTAGTTTCTCGTTATTGCCtgacattaattttttttgttcataatGACTTTAAGCTTTTCTCtttccattttatttttagttttactaGTTACTATAATTTCTATAATCATCTAACTTAAGTTGACAGTATATGGGGATGTCCATTATTctaaattaaaacttaaattaCTTGCTATTTATATAAGtcaagtttttgttttttttgtttttctgaggGTGTATGTGAGTCAAGTTGATTGCTTTACCAGATAATTTTATTGACAGACTGACAGGCATAGTAATAACTCAGAAATGACTATGCTTAGACAAGGAGTTCCTCCCAGAGATATGGCAAGATCCACGATTGGTGGATCATCTGGTGTGCCTTTCAAAGAACAACAGTTGAAACAGCTCCGAGCTCAGTGCCTTGTTTTTCTAGCATTTAGGTAAAAACGTAACTTTGCTACCACtatttaaatatgaaaagatcgaactaagtttcattatattttcatatattgTTTTGAATGTGCAGAAATGGTTTAGCACCAAAGCAACTACATCTTGAAATTGCTCTTGGAACCGCTTTTTCTAGAGAAGGTGATTGGTGTTTatttaattgttaaataataaattattctcGTCATATATGATGGGAAGATATATGATGGAAATTTAGGAAAGGATCATACTGACCACAAAGGAAAGTCACAATCTTCTGTTGAATTGGGTACCTCGTCAGGGGCCATGATGCCTTTTGGAGGTCTGAACAATATGAGACAACCTGATAATAATAACTCTTCAGGGTCCCCTTCTGCTGGAAAATCTCTGGAAGCTACGTCATTCTCCAAGGGAACTGAGAGTGCAATAATGACTGGGGACAAAGGTATTCTTTCTGAAGAAAGGAAACATTTCCTAGCTGTCAAAAAAGTAGAGCTTGAAAAGCAAATTCAAAAAAGTATAGATAATTTTACTTAGGCAAGATAAATCCAACTAAGTTTTGTTTATTCATTATACTATTATAGTATGGAGACCATCACTCTTGGGGACAAACATCACTCTTGGGTTCAAAAGAATTGGTATCAAAACTAGTGTTCTGGAAGAAAAGGCCACAGCCTGTAACATGCTTTGCTGTTATGCTGATGAGTTGAAGGAAGGATTCTTTCCATGGATTGATCAGGTTAGACTGGGAACACTATAAAAGTTAATAACACCTTTACATATTGCACTTTGTTTATAGAAACATCTTTTTCTGAGTATTAAATTGCATTTGGGACAGGTTGCAGGAACTTTAGTTCCACTTCTTAAATTTTACTTCCATGAGGAGGTTAGAAAAGCAGCCGTTTCAGGTATAAGAATGATTGTTCCGTTGCAtctttttttgttaacaattttccTCTACTCATTAAGTTGCTTTATGCCATTATCCCAGCTGTTTTTAATGGTTATGATTTCCTATATCATTTTAGCAATGCCGGAGCTATTACGTTCTGCAAAGTTGGCTATTGAGAAAGGGCAATCTCAAGGTCGGGATGCATCCTATTTGAAGTTTTTAAGTGACAGTATCATCCCAGTTTTGGTGGACGCTTTACATAAGGTATTTCGTATACAAGTTTATCTATTCTTAGATGCATCTATATGGAATTCATTAGGTTTTTACATCATGAGTAAGTTTTTATTATGATCTGAATTCTTAGGGGGTTGTTGATCAGTCTCGCAATATGGAACTTTTGTATGGTGCTCTCAAAAATTCACTTCTCTCTTACACACTCTCTAAATTTGCATACTTTTTTTTCACTATGCAGGAACTGAACTAGCTGAAAGAATGTGTTATGGGAATATCTATGAACTTGGTCACATTCTTGGTTAGAATTTTGTTGATGTATTAACACATTTTGTTGATGTATagttgttatttattattatagttgatgtatcaatacactttgtttattttttgaattatattggcTTCCTTGTAAATTACTTTTTTCTTTCAGtttaataatacaataaatttgtttattttttgaaatattataaatattcgaatacaaattagataaaaaaattttatttattaaatttatatttattttgtatgaaaaaaggtgtattttgcaa
Coding sequences:
- the LOC112737597 gene encoding uncharacterized protein isoform X1, producing MTMLRQGVPPRDMARSTIGGSSGVPFKEQQLKQLRAQCLVFLAFRNGLAPKQLHLEIALGTAFSREGKDHTDHKGKSQSSVELGTSSGAMMPFGGLNNMRQPDNNNSSGSPSAGKSLEATSFSKGTESAIMTGDKVWRPSLLGTNITLGFKRIGIKTSVLEEKATACNMLCCYADELKEGFFPWIDQVAGTLVPLLKFYFHEEVRKAAVSAMPELLRSAKLAIEKGQSQGRDASYLKFLSDSIIPVLVDALHKELN
- the LOC112737597 gene encoding uncharacterized protein isoform X3, coding for MTMLRQGVPPRDMARSTIGGSSGVPFKEQQLKQLRAQCLVFLAFRNGLAPKQLHLEIALGTAFSREGSPSAGKSLEATSFSKGTESAIMTGDKVWRPSLLGTNITLGFKRIGIKTSVLEEKATACNMLCCYADELKEGFFPWIDQVAGTLVPLLKFYFHEEVRKAAVSAMPELLRSAKLAIEKGQSQGRDASYLKFLSDSIIPVLVDALHKELN
- the LOC112737597 gene encoding uncharacterized protein isoform X2, giving the protein MTMLRQGVPPRDMARSTIGGSSGVPFKEQQLKQLRAQCLVFLAFRNGLAPKQLHLEIALGTAFSREGAMMPFGGLNNMRQPDNNNSSGSPSAGKSLEATSFSKGTESAIMTGDKVWRPSLLGTNITLGFKRIGIKTSVLEEKATACNMLCCYADELKEGFFPWIDQVAGTLVPLLKFYFHEEVRKAAVSAMPELLRSAKLAIEKGQSQGRDASYLKFLSDSIIPVLVDALHKELN